A window of the Aspergillus flavus chromosome 6, complete sequence genome harbors these coding sequences:
- a CDS encoding cyclin-domain-containing protein produces MAGSTAVTPIRTNTTRYKGECMLHHTLLQKPIDVTNTHDRLQMLPALTFGKKPVRQTVDLRQQDTKTATFWPYGNSYRGGHIPSSECKSDEFLRSKRNSEIKRNFERWVRQQAEWRSDAHATSHRSISSYISNSIPGTDERTNQVIPLSTVCLPEPFSQRFPRRFELVDPMVIVQLISNTLGRLAFFNDMTFRTRFNVTRFHSNRAPQISACEYLRRLTHRLRLSSPILVMMVIYIRQLCKTHPTFDVSSLTAHRLLLSCALVASKSISDFAWPNQSFASAGGVSAAEMAILELELLKYLEWDGGVTGTRDVSNSSKAPPSGISAIRPLRSEEKFRTPERQCEAFYAQEKPEMSGARCGDCSDPMPICRTVRSEETSPLVRKSLRQRKLPDRGLVSKVKRKLQFSVSPSKRRFLASKKTVRRKSSTTRTTNWWNI; encoded by the exons ATGGCAGGTTCTACCGCTGTCACACCAATTCGAACCAACACTACTCGGTATAAGGGAGAGTGTATGCTTCACCATACACTCCTCCAAAAGCCCATTGATGTAACGAACACCCATGATAGGTTGCAAATGTTGCCGGCTTTAACGTTTGGCAAGAAACCAGTGAGACAAACGGTCGATCTTCGCCAGCAGGACACTAAGACCGCTACCTTTTGGCCTTACGGGAACTCATATCGTGGCGGGCATATTCCTTCCTCCGAGTGTAAATCTGATGAATTCCTACGGTCCAAGCGCAATAGTGAAATCAAGCGAAATTTCGAGCGCTGGGTGCGCCAGCAAGCAGAATGGCGCTCAGACGCGCACGCGACATCGCATCGATCAATAAGCTCTTATATTTCAAATAGTATTCCAGGTACAGACGAGAGAACCAATCAGGTCATCCCGTTGTCCACAGTGTGTCTACCTGAACCATTTTCGCAGCGGTTCCCACGGCGCTTTGAGCTGGTCGATCCCATGGTAATCGTGCAGTTGATTTCAAACACACTGGGAAGGCTGGCGTTCTTCAACGATATGACATTCCGCACGAGATTTAACGTTACACGTTTTCACTCGAATAGAGCCCCCCAAATATCCGCCTGTGAGTACCTGAGACGCTTAACGCATCGGCTACGTCTCTCGTCTCCAATACTAGTGATGATGGTTATCTACATAAGACAACTCTGCAAAACACACCCCACGTTCGATGTATCGAGCCTTACAGCTCATAGGCTTCTTCTTAGCTGTGCCTTAGTAGCCAGCAAGAGTATAAGTGACTTTGCCTGGCCCAACCAATCATTTGCTTCCGCGGGTGGTGTTTCTGCTGCAGAAATGGCAATTTTGGAATTGGAGCTACTGAAATATCTGGAATGGGAT GGTGGTGTGACAGGGACGAGAGATGTCTCAAATTCCTCCAAGGCGCCGCCTTCCGGTATCTCAGCAATTCGACCCTTGAGATCAGAAGAAAAGTTCCGCACTCCCGAGCGCCAGTGTGAGGCCTTCTATGCGCAAGAGAAACCAGAAATGTCGGGTGCAAGATGCGGAGATTGCAGTGACCCTATGCCAATCTGTCGGACAGTCCGTTCAGAAGAGACATCTCCTTTAGTCCGCAAATCCTTGAGACAACGCAAGCTCCCCGATCGCGGGCTCGTTTCCAAAGTCAAGAGAAAGCTCCAATTTTCCGTTAGCCCAAGTAAGAGACGATTCCTGGCATCGAAAAAGACCGTGAGGCGTAAGTCGTCTACCACAAGGACGACTAATTGGTGGAACATATGA
- a CDS encoding uncharacterized protein (domain of unknown function-domain containing protein) translates to MLTLNIAYTEPVNNSSDPSIPVLTQEQVWNGLKLKARHPQDFVPSLDDSRILEERDDGTYIVREAHVAANLHESPMAGKWVREECQLHAPVRTYFTLPGGSVVENIVSIGHDQNLYLTFTYEWKLADLEPGTSEAKKAKDEHMRIAISSVQGTIRALRQMAEEGTL, encoded by the exons ATGCTCACCCTCAATATCGCTTACACGGAACCAGTGAACAATAGCTCCGATCCCTCCATACCAGTACTTACCCAAGAGCAAGTCTGGAACGGGCTGAAACTGAAAGCCCGACATCCGCAGGATTTTGTTCCATCTCTAGATGATTCCCGAATTCTCGAGGAACGGGACGATGGAACCTATATCGTAAGGGAGGCTCATGTTGCGGCCAATCTCCACGAATCCCCCATGGCTGGAAAATGGGTCAGAGAAGAATGCCAACTACATGCGCCAGTCAGG ACTTATTTCACACTACCGGGAGGATCAGTAGTGGAGAACATCGTATCGATTGGACATGATCAGAACCTTTACCTTACGTTTACTTACGAATGGAAATTGGCTGATCTCGAGCCTGGGACAAGTGAGGCAAAGAAGGCTAAAGATGAACATATGAGAATTGCCATATCCTCCGTGCAAGGAACTATCCGAGCATTGAGACAAATGGCCGAGGAAGGGACTCTATGA